The genomic segment CGACTCTGGAATGGCCTGAGAGTGCCGGGGGAGAGATCGTTACCGTGCGCACGCTGTATTCCGGGATCAGCCGGGGCACGGAATCACTGGTATTTAACAATCGGGTTCCACAGGACGAATACCTTCGAATGCGCGCACCCTTTCAGGAGGGCCAGTTTCCGTTTCCGGTCAAATATGGCTATGCCAATGTTGGCGAAGTGCAGGACGGGCCAGAGCACCTCATGGGTAAGCGGGTCTTTTGCCTGTACCCCCACCAGAGGCACTACCGCGTGCCGGCCAGTGCCGTCACCGCACTGCCGGACGATCTGCCGCCGGGACGCGCCATTCTTGCTGCCAATATGGAAACCGCCATTAACGGGCTCTGGGATGCCGAGCCCGCTGTAGGTGACCGGGTTGCCGTGGTTGGCCTGGGGGTGGTCGGGCTTCTGGTGGCCTGGCTGGTCAAACAGATTCCCGGCACCCAGCTGCTGGCTGTCGATACCAATGAGTCCAGGGCTGACATTGCCAAAGCTTTGGGGCTTCCATTCACAACCGAGGCTTCGGCCCGTGATTGCGACCTGGTGATTCATGCATCCGGCCGGAGCGAGGGGTTGTCATCAGCCCTGTCCATGGCCGGGCCAGAAGCTCGCATTGTGGAGCTTAGCTGGTATGGCAACGAACCGGTCACGGTTCCCCTTGGCCATGCCTTTCATCCTAACCGCCTTGAACTTAAATCCAGCCAGGTAGGGCAGATTCCGCCGCACAGGCAGCCCCGTTGGAGTTATGCACGGCGGCTTGAGCTTGCACTGCAGTTGCTCAGAGCGCCTGAGCTGGACAACCTGATCAGCGGTGAATCCCGGTTTGACGAACTTCCTGCGGTTGCCAGCACCATATTGTCACCAGCAGGGGATGCGCTCTGCCATCGAATTACCTATTCCTGAGGAAACACTATGTTCAGTTTGACCGTTCGCGATCACATGATGATTGCTCACAGCTTTAAAGGAGAAATCTTTGGTCCGGCGCAAGGGCTTCATGGCGCCACCTACGTGGTAGACGTGACCTTCGAGCGACACGTGCTGGACGATAACGATTTGATTGTGGATATTGGCCAGGCGTCTGACCTGCTGAAAGAGGTCCTTTCGGAATTCAACATGAAGAACCTGGACGACTTGCAGGAATTCAAAGGCCGGAACACCACCACGGAATTCATGGCGCAAGTTGTGTTCAATCGCATGGCTGCCGCCATTCATGCCGGCCGCCTTGGTGAAGAGGGCCGGCAGGTTGCCGGCCTTAAAGTGACTTTGGGCGAGTCGCACCTGGCCTGGGCCAGTTACCATGCCGGCATCTGATCTATGGTTTGTGGTTCCCGGTGATCCTGACCAGAACACCGGTGGGTACCGATATGTGCAGCGCCTGGTGGCGGCATCGCGCCAGGCGGGGGTAAACGCGCGGGTTCAGGGGCTTGCTGGGTGCTTTCCGAGACCGGATCAAACTGCTACCAATGCCATGCAAGAGTTCCTGACGTCTCTGCCGGACAACACGTTAGTGGTGCTTGACGGGCTTGCCATGGGGGCCATGCCAGACGTGCTGGAGCGCCACGGCACACGCTTGCGGCTTGTGGCGCTGGTACACCATCCGCTGGCGGATGAGACCGGACTATCCCAGGAGCAACTGGCCTGGTTTCGGGAAGCTGAAAGGCAATCCCTGGCCCAGGTCGGCAGGGTGGTCACGACCAGTGAGTACACTGCCCACCGCGTGCAACAGGAGTATGGTGTGCCGTCCTGGAAGATTACGACGGCGCAGCCGGCCGTGGACGCCCTGTTCTTCCAGATGGAGCGCGACCACTTGGACAAGCCCATGAGGCTCTTGTGTGTGGGGCATCTATCCCCCCGGAAGGTGCAGCACCAACTGGTCGATGCCCTCGCCACTTTGCGGGAACTGCCGTGGCAATGCACCCTGGTGGGGGCGGAGGATCGTGATCCGGACTATGCGCTGGCCCTTCGCAGTGCCATCGCCCGGCACGGACTGGCTGATCGTATTCAGCTTCTTGGAGAGCTATCGGAACCCGCGCTGGAGGAGGCCTACCGCCGGGCGGATCTGTTCGTGTTTCCGTCGCTCTACGAAGGCTATGGCATGGTCATCGATGAAGCCCTGGCCGCGGGCTTGCCGGTGTTGTCTTCCGATGGCGGCGCGCTGGCGTTGACCACCAGCAAACCCGGAGCCCGGAATTTTCCGGCTGGCAATGCGAAGGTCCTGGCGTCAGAACTTCGCAATCTCCTGACGAATACCGCAGATTTTTCGGATCTGGCGCGACGTGCGCGGGCCCATCGGTCAGATATTCGCCAGTGGTCAGATACCACAAGGGAATTCCTCGGCAGTCTGGGCATCAGCGTTGAGGGTGATCCTGCAAGATTCTCTGGCCAGTGGCTGGAAGCCCGGGAGCCCGCGGATCATGCTGCCAGAAGCCGGGCCTTGACGGATACGCTGGCAAACTGGCTAACCGTGGAATACAACACGAAAGCCGCCGGAAAACCGGCCGGTGATCCGTTGCATCTGGTGGACATAGGCAGTGGGCGGGGTTCTAACCCCGGTTATCTGATTCCCCGTTTGCCGGTCCCCCAGCGGTGGACATTGATTGAACCGGATCAGCATCTGCTGGGGCTGGCCTGCCATCGGGTTGAGGCCCTGGATGCCCCGGCGGTTCCCCTGATGCGAGAGCTAACCCCGCACAACCTGGATGAGCTATTGCCAGACGATGCCGCCCTGGTCACGGCATCGGCCCTGATTGACCTGGTCTCAGAACACTGGCTTCGTGCCTTTTCCAGTGCCGTGGTGCGAAGGCGGGCGGGTGTTCTGGTAGTGATTAGCTACAGCGGGCACTTTGACCTGGCGCCTTCCCATGCCTCCGACGCCCTGGTACAGGAGCTGGTGAATCAGCACCAGCATGGCGATAAAGGCAGCGGAGCGGCATTGGGTCCCGAAGCAACCGGGGTTTTGGAGAAACTGCTGCGTGAGGCAGGTTATACCGTCACGGTAGAGCAGAGCCAATGGCATCTCAGCCCGGGCCAGGGCGGCACGAGTGCTGAGTTGATCACCATGCTAATGACGGGTTGGGCGGATGCCGCCTGCCAGCAGAACCCGGCTGCGGAGGCTGAGATCAGAACCTGGCTGGCAGACAGGCAGGATCAGTTGGCCCGTCACGAACTGCGGGTGGTGGTTGATCACCTGGACCTACTTGGGTTACCCGACTCAGGTTTGCCGGCATGATGCGCCAGCGGCCATGGCCAAAGCTGCTGCTTCGGTGGGCTGCGACCCTTATTATCCTGGTGCTGGTGTTACGGTTTGTGGACCTGTCCGGTCTGATAGCCAGGCTCCGATCCATATCGCCCTCACTGATCGCCCTGGCCCTGGCGGTTTCCATCTTCCAGGTGGTGCTGTCCGCCTGGCGTTGGCGTTATACCGCCGGCAGGCTGGGTGTTTCGGTGCCGATGACCTTTGCCGTTCGGGAATATTACCTGGCCACTTTTCTGAACCAGGTGCTGCCGGGTGGTGTTATGGGGGATGTGAACCGTGCCTGGAGGCACAGCCGGGCGCAAGGGCAGCGAGCCCCTGAGCGTTCGGGGCAGCTTTCGGCAGTTCATGCGGTAGTCCTTGAACGGTTGTCCGGGCAGTTGGTGTTGTTCCCGGTGGTCTTGCTCGCCGTGGTTGCGCTCTGGAGTGCCGGGGCTTTCAGTGGGCAGCGGGTAGCGGCGCAATTATCCTTGAACCCGGTCTACTGGCTGTTGCCTCCTCTGCTGGTTGGCGTTGGTATCTGGCTGTTGTGGGTTAGTGGTCGGCTTGCCTCACTGCGGCGATACCTTGGGCGCCTGGGTGCCGATCTCAGGCGGGCATTTGCTGGCTGGCGCAATGGTTCGGTGCAGTTGTTTACTTCCCTTGCCGTTCTGGGCACCTATTTGACGGTGTTTGTGTTGTTGGCGTTGGGTATGGGCCTGGCGACCGATGCCAGCAGTCTGTTTCTGACCGCTGCCCTGTGTCTGTTATTGCTTCTGGCGATGGTGGTGCCGATTACGGTGTCTGGCTGGGGTGTCCGTGAAGGCGCAGCAGCCCTGCTTTGGCCCGCGGTTGGGTTACCGGCAGAGCAGGGGGTGGCGATCAGTATTGGCTACGGTGCGTTGATATTCCTGGCCAGCTGGCCGGGGGCGCTGGTGCTTCTCAAACGCGCCTGATCAATTCCAGCGCCTCTCGAAGGCCAGGTCGAACAGCATGTCACTGCCCAGATTGACCAGCTGGGCCCGCGGGCGCAGGGCATCATCCAGTTGGTCGATTTCCGGCAGTGAGAATGCCGGCCGCCCACTGCCGATGATCATCGGAGCCACCATGACATGCAGTCTGTCTAGCAGCCCTGCTTTGAGGAAGGATGAAACGGTTACACCGCCGCCCTCAATAAAGATTTTGCGAAGTCCGTAGTCCTGTAATACTTGAAGAATATGCTCCGGTGGCACCGGTGAAGGGTCGTCGGCAGCCCCGAGACAGGGAATAGTGGTTACCTGGCCGATGCGGGCGGGCTTTTGGGCCGGGTCGTATTCACCGGCAACCAGATGCAGTGTGGGTGCTGCGTTGTCGGTAAACAGGTGGTGGCTGCGGGGCACCCGGTTATGGCGATCAATCACCACCCGTACCGGGTTGGGCCCGTTGGCACGGCGAACCGTCAGCCTTGGGTTGTCAGTGGCAGCGGTGCCGGCACCGACCACCACCGCATCGCACAGGGCGCGAATGCGGTGCAGGTGGGTAATGCCATCGTCGCCGTTGATAAACCGGGAACAGCCGGTCACTGTGGCAATGCGGCCGTCCAGGCTCTGACCAAGCTGACCAATCACATGGTTACCCGCCGGGCGCCTGATGGGCTGGCACAGGGGCAGGAAAAGCGATATCAGATTCCTGGCATCTTCGGTTGCCTGATGCACCAACTCCCAGCTTTTGCCGTTAATCCGCAGCGCGGGTTGGCTGGTTCCCGGCAGGGGAAGGGTGACATTGCTGCGGTTGCTGGCATTCAGTATGAGCTTCCAGGCAGTGTCTGTATCCAGGGTGGCCATGGCGTTCCCGTTTGTTGGTTTTGTGGTTTCAGTATAAGCAGATTGTGTGCAAAGCTATATGTACGATACATTTCCGGATTGATTCACTTTTCCAGCCAATTTTTCAGGGACACTGAGCTATGCGGTACCTGCAGTCCTTTCATCGCCGCTTGCGGCAACTCCGGCAGACCGGGCAGCTGTCTTTGGCGGATGTGGCTAATATGTGCGGTGTGGACGAAGCCCGGGTAGGCAGCTGGGAGGCCACAGATCCCAAGCAGCGGAGCTATCCGGGTGTCAGTGAGCTGCTGGATGTGTGTCTGAAAACCGAAACGCCGTTGGATCAACTGCTGGATATGGATGATGGCGGTGACAGCGGTCAGCTGGAGTTGCCGGGGCTGGCGTTCAGTAACAGCGATGATTTGTCTGTAGCGTTGAAAGAGCTGGAACGGGAGCTGAACCGATTGCAGCTATCAGAGGAAGAGTTGGAACTGCTGCGCCGGTTCCGCAAGGCAACCGCGGAAAACCGGCGCATGGTCCTTCAGCTGCTGGGGCGTTAACCGCCCCGGTAAGCCAGGTTACTTGCCTTTTTTGTAGATATTCTCGTAAACGTAGTTGGTGGCTTCCACAAAGCCGTCGATGCTGCCGCAGTCAAAGCGCTGGCCCTTGAACTGGTACGCCAGCACACAACCGTTCTTCGCCTGTTCCAGCAGGGCATCGGTAATCTGGACCTCGCCGTTCTTGCCAGGAGAGGTGCTTTCGATAATATCGAAGATATCCGGTGTCAGGATGTACCGGCCAATGATGGCGAGGTTGCTGGGTGCGTCCTCCGGAGCTGGCTTTTCCACCATGTCGGTAATTCGGTACAGGCCGTCTTTCATGGACTCGCCGGCAATCACACCGTATTTGTGGGTTTCATCCTGCGGCACTTCTTCGATGGCCACGATGGAGCAGCGGAACTGGTTGTACAGTTTCACCATCTGCGCCAGAACACCATCCCCGCCTTCCGGCCCCACACAGAAGTCATCAGCCAGCACCACCGCGAACGGGTTGTCACCCACCAGGTTGCGGCCAGTCAGAATGGCATGCCCCAAGCCTTTCATCTCGTTCTGACGGGTGAAAGCAAAGGTGTTGTTGGTGATCAGGTCGCGAATGGAGGTTAGCAGGCCTTCTTTTCCGGTTCCGGCAATCTGGTGTTCCAACTCGTAGCTGATGTCGAAGTGATCCTCGATGGCACGCTTGCCACGGCCGGTTACGAAACCGAACTCGTGGATTCCGGCTTCGGCAGCTTCCTCTACGCCGTACTGAACCAGCGGCTTGTTAACGATCGGCAGGATCTCTTTCGGCATGGCCTTGGTGGCAGGGAGAAAGCGGGTGCCGTAGCCGGCTACCGGGAAAAGGCACTTTTTGATCATGGTGTTCATCCTTAGTTTGAATCTTGCATGCTGGGAGCCGTCCCACAAAGTGTGCCAAGTGTAACCAAGTTGTTTCGCGAGTTGGAGGGTTTCATTTCTGAATGTTGATTGTTGGTAATTCTGTGACCTGTTTCCTGCTGTCGCTGAGCGATTGAAATATCTCGAAAATAGTTTCAGTTGGCGCACTAAGACACTGATTTAAGTAAACATTAAAATTGTAAAATTATGATGACAAGGGTGGTTGCTCGGCTCTCCATAATTTAAAGTGGCAAAGCTTCAGCACATTTACACGATCTTGACACTTCTACGGGTACTGAATGGCACATCCGCTGGTCGCAAAACGGCACGGCCCTCAACTGAGCTCCATTGCACTGTTTTCGTGCGCACTGGCTGTATTTTCGGTGCAGGGGGGTGCCAGCGAGCTTTCACTCTCCGAGCAGAATGCTCTCAGCACCCAGGAAGCCCTGTTTGCTCAGGACCGTTTGAAAGCCACCCGCGAGCATTGGCTACGGTCGAAATTCGAGTTTTCAGGACGTACCAACGACGATTCAGATCGCCTTGACGGCACGCTGAACCTTGGGTTGAAGAATATGTTCGGTGAAAGTCATCGGGCTGATCTTCGATACGCGGACTCCAAGACTTATCGAGTCAGTAACGAGCGCAAGGTCCTTGGGTTTGGCTATGGCTTGCCGGTGGGGCTCAACCAGCTGAGAATGGAGCTGACCAACACCGCCTATGATGAAGTGTCGAGGGTTGAGGGGGCCCGCTATCAGAAGGCCGGCCGAATTCGCGACGTGGCCGTAACCGGAAGCCGGCCGCTGTTCTCCGTCAGCGGTTACAGTATCCGGGGGCGGGCAGGGTATAACTCTGTAACCCGTTCGTGGACCCGGCAGAGCGATGAAAACCACAGAAATCACTACGAGGTATCCACCCTGGGCTTTGAAGCCCTGGGGCGCCATGACCTGGTGGGCGGCTTCAGTCTCTCCAGTGGATTCAGGGCTGTCACTGGCATTGAGGCAGAGGCGGAACGCACGGCGGTTGGTTATCAGGATTCCCAGGACGATCAGTTCGGGCGAATGTTGTTTACGGCGTCCCTGGACCGGGAAATGCTGGACTGGCAATGGGATCTTGAAGGGCAATATCAAATTGCTTCTGCGGACATTCCCGGATCTCACCGTCTGCAGGTTGCTGGCTCAGCGCTTTCGACGGGTTTTAGCGGCCAATCCCTGAGTGTGGCGGAGGGTGGCTGGCTGCGGCTCGGTAGCCGCAGCCCCACCTTTAACGTGCCGTTTTTCCCCCAAATGCTGTCCAGTGTCAGGCTGTCGGTGCTGCGGGGCTGGGTTCCCGACGTATCGTTCCAGCAGGACCAGTCGGGCCATGTCACCTCCGGGGAGCTGTCCCTCGGCCTTTCTGCCCGCAAGTTCAGTGCCGATGTCAGCGTTGGCCGGGTACTTGGAACAACCACCGAAGCCATTGTTGTTCCGGACCACCCGGATGTGCGGCTTTCCATGAGCTTAAAAATATAGTGTCTGATCGCTTACGAAGTTGTCACTTGTAGATTCCCTCCGCCCTGATGCTAGATTGAAGTAATCACCCGTGGACTGAGGAAGGATCTATGCGCTCAGGGACAGTATGGCTTGTGGTTCTGGGTTTGATGTCATTCACCACAGTGACGGCAGCCGAGTTCCGGTTTGAGGATGTGGTGGAGCAGGCTCGTGAACGGGCTGGTTCAGCTTACCAGGCTCCCGACACCATCCCGGATTTTATGCGGAATCTCAGCTATCAGGACTATCAGTCGATCCGGTTTGATCCCGAGAAAAACCTGTGGAAAGAGGCGTCATCGAAGTTTCAGGTAATGCTTGTTCCGGCCGGGAAGTTCTACACGCGCCCGGTCAATATATACGTTGTGGATGCCGAAGGTGTCAGCAAGCTGGAATTCGATAAAAGCCTGTTCAACATGCCCGATAGTGAGTTGAGCAAGCGGGTACCCGCAGATCTCGGTTACGCCGGCTTCAAACTAACCTTTCCTTTCGATGGCCCGGACATCGCCAACCAGTTTCTGGTTTTTGCCGGGGCCAGCTACTTCCGGGGTGTCAGCAAGGACACCGCCTTTGGTTTGTCGGCCCGAGGTGTGGCGGTTGACACCGGATTGCCTTCTGGTGAGCAGTTTCCTGACTTCACAGACTTCTGGCTGGTGCGCCCTGCACGTAACAGCGAAGAGATGCGGGTTTACGCCCTGCTTGATGGTCCGTCACTGACCGGGGCCTACCAGTTTACGGTCTATCCAAAAGAAGAGACCCGACTTGATGTGAAAGCCAGGCTGTTTATCCGTGACGACATTGAATTGCTCGGACTGGCCCCGCTTACCTCCATGTTCTTTTATGGTGAGAATACTCCGCGACCTGACGGCGAGTGGCGACCGCAAGTACACGACTCCGATGGCCTGCTCATTCACGACGGCGAATCCGGAGAGTGGCTATGGCGCCCACTTATCAATCCCAAAAGACTTGCCACGAGTTTCCATCAGACCAGTCGCATTGCTGGATTCGGGCTGATACAGCGAGATACGGAATTCCGCCATTTTGAAGATCTGGAAGCCCGTTACGAGCGCCGTCCCAGTGCCTGGGTTTCGATGGACGATGACTGGGGAGCGGGTGACGTTGTCTTGGTGGAAATCCCGACCGACGATGAAACCAACGACAATATAGTGGCGTTCTGGAGTCCCGACGATAAGGTTACCGGTGGGGCAGAGCGGTCGCTTGAGTATTCCATGACATTCGGTGGGCCAGATGTTGCCCGCCATCCGGGCGGGAAGGCTGTCAATACGTTCATCGGCGCCGGTGATCGCATTGGCGGTGGTGATCAGTCCGGTGCTTACCGTGTTCTGGTTGACTTTGCAGGCGGCAAGCTTGCAGACATCGAGCCCGATGCACCGGTGGTCAGCAAGGTCTCAGGTGGCGATGGTGTCGAGGTTCTCGAGCATTTTGTTGAATGGGTGCAGCCCGAGAATAAGTGGCGCCTGTCGATATTAGCGAGGCCTGCGAAAGACAGTATTCTGCAGTTGCGCGGTTATCTGGAGTTAGATGACCAGGTGGTCACCGAAACCTGGACTTACTCATTACCGCCAGGTGCCGGGCCGGGAAGTCAGCGATAACAGGGGGAACGGTATGGATGCCATGAACCAGTATCAGTTACTCGGGCGCCTGCTTGTGTACCTTGAAGCCTGTGGGTTGGAATTGAATACCGCCACGTTCGACACTGCCCTCAAGATGCTCTCGGATTTACAGCAGTCGGCCGCACAGCCTGAGGATTTTGACTGGCTCCTTGAACGCATTCCTCATTACTTCCGGATTGCGGAGGACGCACTGCCCAAGGTTGCCCCACCATTCCAGCGTGGCAGTATCGGGTACTACGCACATGGCTCATCCTGAGAAAAAGTGCAGAACGTGGCGTCTGCGGGCAGCGGTCAGGCGGTGTGTGCTGATCTTGCTGGTTGGCGGCCAGACCCTGATTGCCGGCAATTTGCTTCTGCAGGTGCTGCCTTACCATGGGGGCTCGCCCGTGGAAGTCGGTATCGTCCTTCTTTTCGCCCTGTTGTACGTCTGGATTTCGTTTGGTTTCTGGATGGCGGTATACGGCTTTGTTCTCCGGTTGTTGGGTGGTGACCGACACTCCCTGATTAACCGCCATTCCTCCCCTGAAATTGACGCAGCGCCGCTTTCCCGGACGGCTGTGGTAATGCCGATCTATCACGAGCCGGTGAGGTGGACTCTGGAAGGCCTCAAGGCCGTGTACCGGGATCTTGAGCGCAGCGGAGAGCTCGACCAGTTTGATTTCTTTATCCTGTCGGACAGCCAGGACCCTGAGGTCTGGCTGGAGGAGCAAGCCGCCTGGTACCGGTTGGTAACAGAGCTGGGGGCAGAAGGGAGGATTTTTTACCGTAGACGTCGGGTTAACCTGAACTTCAAAAGCGGTAATGTCGCAGATTTCCTGCGTCGCTGGGGTCGAGGGTATGAATATATGGTTGTTCTGGATGCAGACAGCCTGTTAGCCGGCGACACCATCAGGAAAATGGTTCGTTTGATGAACCTTGAGCCAAGGGTTGGCATCCTGCAAAGCGCACCGACAGTGATTAACGGCCAGTCGGCTTTCGCCAGAATTCAACAGTTCGCCAGCAGGCTCTACTCGCCGTTGTTTGCCACCGGGCTGGCGGCCATACAGATGGGCGATGCGGTCTTCTGGGGCCACAACGCGATCATTCGCGTGGCGCCATTCATGTCTCACTGTGGGTTGCGTAAGTTGTCAGGGTTTGGCATCTGGCGCGGGCCGATCATGAGCCACGATTTCGTGGAAGCGGCGTTTCTGGGGCGGGCCGGATACGAAGTGTGGCTGGAACCGACGTTGGCCCATAGCTATGAAGAATCCCCTCCAACACTGGATGATGAGCTTGCCCGGGATCAGCGTTGGTCGAAGGGAAATCTGCAGCATGCCTTCCTTATGCTGCTGGCCCCGAAGCTCCGAATGGCTCACCGTCTGGCGTTCCTGAACGGCATCATGGCTTACGCGGCCTCGCCGTTGTGGCTGGCCTTTCTGGTGTTGACCACGATTGCCGCCGTACAGCTAACCCTGGCTCCGATAGATTACTTCCCGGACGGTCATGAAAGTCTTTTCCCTCTATGGCCCGAGTGGCGGCCCGAGTGGGCGATTCTCCTTGTGACCAGTACGCTGGCCCTTCTTTTTTTACCAAAGTTTCTGGCCGTCGCGGATGTCGTCCTGAAAGGCGAATTGAGAAGGTATGGAGGGGGGGGCGCCTTTTGATCAGTGTTTTTCTGGAGATCATGGTTTCCGTGCTCCTGGCGCCCATCCGGATGTTGGCCCATAGCCGATTCGTTGTCTCGGCACTGTTAAACCTCCGACTGGGCTGGGCGGCCCAGAACCGAACAGAAGAGATTCGCTGGCGGGATGCGCTGGTACAGCATCTGCCAGGTTTTCTGGTTGGTGGTGGTTGGTCATTGTTCGCGATGGCACTCGACCCTATGTTTTTCTATTGGTCCTTGCCTGTTTCGGTACCGCTGATACTGGCGGCACCAACGACGGTCTGGCTGAGTCGGATCAGCAAAGGAGAAGCTCTGGGGCGATATCACCTGTTACAGATACCAGACACCCTGACCCCGATCCCGTTACTGGAAGACGCACGGAAGTTGCGAGAACGGCTGTCCGTGGATCAGGAACTGACACCGTTGGAGCGGGCGATCATTGTGCCGCCGGCTAACCGCCTTCATCGGCACCTTGCCCGGCCCAAGGCCCGGGGGGCGAAACGGGCATCGATAGATGCGGCCGTCGAACAAT from the Marinobacter sp. LQ44 genome contains:
- the mdoH gene encoding glucans biosynthesis glucosyltransferase MdoH, whose protein sequence is MLILLVGGQTLIAGNLLLQVLPYHGGSPVEVGIVLLFALLYVWISFGFWMAVYGFVLRLLGGDRHSLINRHSSPEIDAAPLSRTAVVMPIYHEPVRWTLEGLKAVYRDLERSGELDQFDFFILSDSQDPEVWLEEQAAWYRLVTELGAEGRIFYRRRRVNLNFKSGNVADFLRRWGRGYEYMVVLDADSLLAGDTIRKMVRLMNLEPRVGILQSAPTVINGQSAFARIQQFASRLYSPLFATGLAAIQMGDAVFWGHNAIIRVAPFMSHCGLRKLSGFGIWRGPIMSHDFVEAAFLGRAGYEVWLEPTLAHSYEESPPTLDDELARDQRWSKGNLQHAFLMLLAPKLRMAHRLAFLNGIMAYAASPLWLAFLVLTTIAAVQLTLAPIDYFPDGHESLFPLWPEWRPEWAILLVTSTLALLFLPKFLAVADVVLKGELRRYGGGGAF